A genomic window from Flavobacterium azooxidireducens includes:
- a CDS encoding DUF1508 domain-containing protein — MPQFVIQQNESGIWFYELLSPEGSVLLTGTKHDFKQSCLGEILSVRMNSQYLENFEQRISPNKDPFFILRSMGSNKVIGVSELFSHLDGCEKAIAQVRKLAENAKLK; from the coding sequence ATGCCACAATTTGTTATTCAACAAAACGAGTCAGGAATATGGTTCTATGAATTGTTATCACCTGAAGGAAGTGTATTGCTCACGGGCACCAAACACGATTTTAAACAAAGTTGCTTAGGAGAAATTCTTTCGGTGCGAATGAACAGTCAGTATCTGGAAAACTTTGAGCAGCGTATCTCGCCCAACAAAGACCCTTTTTTTATTCTTCGGTCGATGGGAAGCAACAAAGTGATTGGTGTAAGTGAACTCTTCAGCCACCTTGACGGCTGCGAAAAAGCCATTGCCCAAGTGCGAAAATTGGCAGAAAACGCAAAATTGAAATAA